In Gammaproteobacteria bacterium, one genomic interval encodes:
- the nuoH gene encoding NADH-quinone oxidoreductase subunit NuoH: MLQIVLDSWNWLPELIQILLKIVVIVVPIMLSVAYLTLAERKVISYMQVRIGPNRVGPFGLLQPIADGLKLALKEIIIPTNANRFLFVIAPLLVLAPALAAWAVIPFDEGLVLADIDAGLLYILAMTSIGVYGVIIAGWASNSKYAFLGALRSSAQVVSYEIAMGFALVTVLMAAGSLNLQEIVLSQQGGIGHWFLWPLLPMFIVYFISGVAETNRAPFDVAEGESEIVAGFHVEYAGMTFALFFLAEYASMILIAALTAIMFMGGWLSPFEGVTFLNLDALTSWVPGIAWLLLKMSFFLFLFLWFRATFPRYRYDQIMRLGWKVFIPITIVWIVVTGFLVLGEVGPWFDKA; encoded by the coding sequence ATGTTGCAAATCGTGCTCGATAGTTGGAATTGGCTCCCTGAGTTAATTCAAATACTACTCAAGATTGTTGTCATCGTAGTGCCAATCATGCTGTCTGTTGCTTATTTAACCCTGGCAGAGCGTAAGGTTATTAGTTATATGCAGGTGCGTATCGGGCCAAACCGTGTGGGTCCGTTTGGTTTGCTTCAGCCCATAGCTGACGGCCTTAAATTGGCGCTGAAAGAAATTATTATTCCAACCAATGCCAACCGTTTTTTGTTTGTTATTGCGCCGCTTTTAGTATTGGCTCCGGCATTGGCGGCATGGGCAGTCATTCCGTTTGATGAAGGGCTTGTTCTGGCAGACATCGATGCTGGTTTATTATATATCCTGGCCATGACATCGATCGGTGTTTACGGTGTCATTATTGCTGGTTGGGCTTCTAACTCAAAGTATGCATTCTTGGGTGCGCTGCGTAGTTCAGCGCAAGTCGTATCCTATGAAATCGCAATGGGTTTTGCCTTGGTTACCGTATTAATGGCAGCAGGCAGCTTGAATCTGCAAGAAATTGTTTTGAGCCAGCAGGGCGGCATTGGTCATTGGTTTCTTTGGCCATTGTTGCCAATGTTTATTGTCTATTTTATTTCCGGTGTGGCTGAAACTAACCGCGCACCGTTTGATGTTGCCGAAGGTGAATCAGAGATTGTCGCTGGTTTTCACGTTGAATATGCGGGCATGACCTTTGCCTTATTCTTTTTGGCAGAATACGCCAGTATGATTTTGATTGCTGCGCTGACAGCCATTATGTTTATGGGTGGTTGGTTGTCACCGTTTGAAGGTGTTACGTTTTTGAATTTAGATGCTTTAACTTCTTGGGTGCCAGGTATTGCTTGGTTGTTACTCAAGATGAGTTTTTTCCTGTTCCTGTTTTTATGGTTTCGAGCAACTTTCCCGCGTTATCGTTATGATCAAATTATGCGCCTGGGTTGGAAGGTGTTTATTCCGATCACCATAGTCTGGATAGTGGTCACCGGTTTTCTGGTGTTAGGTGAAGTTGGTCCTTGGTTTGATAAGGCGTAG